A region of Candidatus Polarisedimenticolia bacterium DNA encodes the following proteins:
- a CDS encoding CRTAC1 family protein, with product MKWTIPVWLVGVLSLACSREPAPAPSHGDSASAAPRRAALRVVFDDRAAASGLDFLHVNGAFGMKWLPETMGSGAAFLDYDGDGDQDLFLVNGKEWPGHARGKKATQAMFRNDGKGTFTDVTRAAGLDIEYYGMGAAAGDVNNDGSIDLFLTGLGPSRLFLNRGNGTFVPAPFPALEAPQWGTSAAFLDYDGDGDLDLFLCSYVHWTPAEDLYCTLDGKTKSYCTPESYAGTKSRLFRNDGKGGFGDVSEEAGILVGKGKSLGVAVLDFDEDGRPDIAVANDTQPNLLFHNLGDGRFEERGVETGMAFSESGVARGAMGIDSADYRNAGPESLLIGNFSNQMLALYHNTQGIFIDKAPASTLGRASLLFLAFGLFFFDYDLDGQSDILVANGHVEDDIQAVQEQVTYAQRPLLFRNLGDGNFEETGLQSGPGMSRPVVGRGAAYADVDGDGDLDALIAVNHGRPLLLINQGGSRHHKIRLTAVGTRSNRSGIGARFEVRVGKALQRRWVKSGSSYCSQSELPVTFGLGDAPRADSVEVVWPGGARESLGALEAEKSYVVQEGQKVVSSRSLAPGD from the coding sequence ATGAAATGGACGATTCCGGTGTGGCTCGTCGGAGTCCTTTCCCTCGCCTGCTCCCGCGAACCGGCGCCCGCTCCTTCCCACGGAGACTCCGCTTCCGCCGCGCCGCGCCGGGCGGCGCTCCGGGTCGTCTTCGATGACCGGGCCGCGGCTTCGGGGCTCGACTTCCTGCACGTCAACGGCGCATTCGGGATGAAGTGGCTTCCGGAGACGATGGGCTCGGGGGCAGCGTTCCTCGACTACGACGGCGACGGCGATCAGGACTTGTTCCTCGTCAACGGCAAGGAATGGCCCGGTCACGCCCGCGGCAAGAAAGCCACCCAGGCGATGTTTCGCAACGACGGGAAGGGAACCTTCACCGACGTGACGCGCGCCGCCGGCCTGGACATCGAGTATTACGGGATGGGGGCCGCCGCCGGGGACGTGAACAACGACGGATCGATTGACCTGTTCCTGACGGGCCTCGGCCCGAGCCGGCTCTTCCTGAACCGCGGGAACGGCACCTTCGTGCCGGCTCCGTTCCCGGCGCTGGAGGCTCCGCAATGGGGGACGAGCGCCGCGTTCCTCGATTACGACGGGGACGGCGATCTCGATCTTTTCCTTTGCAGCTACGTCCACTGGACGCCCGCCGAAGATCTCTATTGCACCCTGGATGGAAAGACCAAGTCGTATTGCACTCCAGAGTCCTACGCCGGAACCAAGAGCCGGCTCTTCAGGAACGACGGGAAAGGAGGGTTCGGGGACGTCTCCGAGGAGGCGGGCATCCTGGTGGGAAAAGGCAAGTCGCTCGGCGTCGCGGTCCTCGATTTCGACGAGGATGGACGACCCGACATCGCCGTCGCCAACGACACCCAGCCCAATCTCCTGTTCCACAATCTGGGAGACGGGAGGTTCGAGGAGCGCGGCGTGGAGACGGGGATGGCGTTCAGCGAGAGCGGGGTGGCGCGCGGCGCGATGGGGATCGATTCGGCCGATTATCGGAACGCCGGTCCGGAGAGTCTCCTCATCGGGAATTTCTCCAATCAGATGCTGGCGCTCTACCACAACACGCAGGGGATTTTCATCGACAAGGCGCCCGCTTCGACCTTGGGCCGGGCCAGCCTCCTCTTCCTCGCTTTCGGGCTGTTCTTCTTCGACTACGATCTCGACGGACAATCCGACATCCTGGTCGCGAACGGTCACGTCGAGGACGACATCCAGGCGGTCCAGGAACAGGTCACCTACGCGCAGCGCCCGCTTCTGTTCCGGAACCTGGGCGACGGGAACTTCGAGGAGACGGGGCTGCAGAGCGGTCCGGGAATGTCGCGGCCGGTGGTCGGCCGCGGCGCCGCCTACGCCGACGTGGACGGGGACGGAGACCTGGACGCCCTGATCGCCGTCAATCATGGCCGGCCCCTTTTGTTGATCAACCAGGGGGGGAGCCGGCATCACAAGATCCGGCTGACGGCCGTGGGCACGAGATCGAATCGCAGCGGCATCGGAGCCCGCTTCGAGGTGCGGGTCGGTAAAGCCCTCCAGAGACGTTGGGTGAAGAGCGGCTCCTCGTATTGCTCCCAGAGCGAGCTTCCCGTGACGTTCGGGCTGGGCGACGCGCCCCGGGCCGATTCGGTGGAAGTCGTCTGGCCCGGCGGCGCCCGCGAATCCTTGGGCGCCCTGGAGGCCGAGAAGAGCTACGTCGTCCAGGAAGGACAAAAGGTCGTGTCCTCCCGGAGCCTCGCTCCGGGCGATTGA
- a CDS encoding branched-chain amino acid transaminase, whose product MQKEGLVAYFGGRQVPLSDARVSVLSHAFLYGTAVFEGIRGYRSAEGDGVLLFRLREHYVRLERSCRIIGISLRHDADGLCRLTTDLVQANHFQQDIYVRPIAYKSAERIGVHLSDESDLVIVTVPFGKYLEDDRPLALGVSSWRRTEDNAIPGRAKVNGSYVNLALAASEARSCGYDEAILLNEDGHVSEAAGMNLFIVRDGRLITPSISGNLLEGITRDAVRTLARDEGLAVEERQVDRTELYVADEAFLVGTAAQVVPVGSIDRRQIGNGKSGPITARLRDLYGRVVRGQVPRYSDWLTRVPV is encoded by the coding sequence ATGCAGAAAGAAGGCTTGGTCGCCTACTTCGGCGGACGTCAGGTCCCCTTGTCCGACGCGCGCGTCAGCGTCCTGAGTCACGCTTTCCTTTACGGCACCGCGGTGTTCGAGGGGATCCGCGGCTACCGTTCCGCCGAAGGGGACGGCGTCCTCCTTTTCCGCCTGCGGGAGCATTACGTGCGTCTGGAGCGCAGCTGCCGGATCATCGGGATCTCGCTGCGCCACGACGCGGACGGACTCTGCCGCCTCACGACCGACTTGGTGCAGGCCAACCACTTCCAGCAGGACATCTACGTGAGGCCGATCGCCTACAAATCGGCGGAGCGCATCGGGGTCCATCTGAGCGACGAGTCCGATCTGGTCATCGTGACGGTTCCTTTTGGGAAGTACCTGGAGGACGACCGGCCTTTGGCGCTGGGGGTTTCAAGCTGGCGGCGCACGGAGGACAATGCGATTCCGGGGCGCGCGAAGGTGAACGGATCCTACGTCAATCTCGCGCTGGCCGCCTCGGAGGCCCGAAGCTGCGGCTATGACGAGGCGATCCTTCTGAACGAGGATGGCCACGTCTCCGAGGCGGCCGGGATGAACCTTTTCATCGTGCGGGACGGGCGCCTGATCACGCCGTCGATTTCGGGGAACCTTCTGGAGGGGATCACGCGGGACGCGGTGCGGACGCTGGCCCGGGACGAGGGCCTCGCGGTGGAGGAAAGACAGGTCGACCGCACGGAGCTTTACGTCGCGGACGAGGCGTTTCTCGTCGGAACCGCGGCGCAGGTCGTCCCCGTCGGATCGATCGACCGGAGGCAGATTGGCAACGGCAAGTCCGGCCCGATCACGGCCCGGCTGAGAGATCTCTACGGGCGAGTGGTGCGTGGTCAGGTCCCTCGATACTCCGACTGGCTCACCCGCGTTCCCGTCTGA
- a CDS encoding CPBP family intramembrane glutamic endopeptidase, producing the protein MLHLFISALLAFRSRHPWVECVVWLITGWLAILTATLIAGLALHGLMAPGSWLRSLANMTPNVVGVGVVLFFGIRSTRSSPAAVLSLRRPPWRALPWVALSSLCLALLAAALNLWIERILPMPEWVEDLFREALEYHTLPGFLGVFLFLVVAAPVSEELMFRGLFLHRLREGYGRTAAILGSALFFGAFHILPWQVIGATLVGIYLGWLLMRTESIFMTMISHALFNLVPVTAAGLSEQMPMLRGLGAGTEEFHPGPGLLLGTVLALAAGILGTLRATSRPSTLEPPGTTPASPAWPPPG; encoded by the coding sequence TTGCTTCACCTCTTCATCTCCGCCCTGTTGGCGTTCCGCTCCCGCCATCCATGGGTTGAATGCGTCGTCTGGCTGATCACGGGCTGGCTCGCCATATTGACCGCGACCCTCATTGCGGGCCTGGCGCTGCACGGTCTGATGGCTCCCGGGTCCTGGCTGCGCTCCCTGGCGAACATGACCCCGAACGTCGTCGGGGTCGGCGTGGTGCTGTTCTTCGGAATCCGTTCGACGCGCTCGAGCCCGGCCGCCGTCCTTTCTCTGCGAAGACCTCCCTGGCGCGCTCTTCCCTGGGTCGCGCTCTCTTCCTTGTGCCTGGCTTTGCTCGCCGCGGCCTTGAACCTGTGGATCGAGAGGATCCTTCCGATGCCCGAATGGGTCGAGGATCTGTTCCGGGAGGCTCTGGAGTATCACACCCTGCCCGGGTTCCTCGGGGTCTTCTTGTTCCTGGTGGTGGCGGCCCCGGTAAGCGAAGAGCTCATGTTCCGCGGACTCTTCCTGCATCGTCTGCGGGAAGGCTATGGTCGAACGGCCGCCATCCTCGGCTCGGCGCTCTTCTTCGGAGCCTTCCACATCCTGCCGTGGCAGGTCATCGGAGCGACGCTCGTCGGGATCTATCTCGGCTGGCTTCTCATGCGCACCGAGTCCATCTTCATGACGATGATCTCGCACGCCTTGTTCAACCTGGTGCCGGTGACGGCGGCGGGACTTTCGGAGCAGATGCCGATGTTGCGCGGGCTGGGAGCGGGGACCGAGGAGTTCCATCCGGGGCCCGGACTCCTGCTGGGGACGGTCCTGGCCCTGGCGGCCGGCATCCTGGGCACCCTGCGGGCCACCTCCCGGCCCTCGACTCTGGAGCCACCCGGGACGACCCCCGCCTCTCCGGCCTGGCCCCCTCCCGGATGA
- a CDS encoding diguanylate cyclase: MGTDAAAKKTRILIVDDDAESVELVWQWLALQGHQILLARGATEALEKIRSTPPDLILLDLRLPPEEGLELARLLKKSPETRTIPLIVMTVRRDVTAKVECLRIGVDDFVTKPFHWDELDATIQSALEKRRLYTALEETNQQLQKANDQLLRLSVTDDLTKLYNDRHLRQRLSEEFKRSMRYGTALSLILMDLDHFKKINDRHGHDCGDAILRQFGEILVDNAREIDIVGRYGGEEFLMILPSTDGIKAAIFAERVRKATEEHLFRFQDQIIRLTTSAGISSVPTNREIREEEQLTRAADEALYRAKEGGRNKVIVDRGSMPAKILDGDLSPIFNASYEEEDLSRPDRTGASKEIRGPKG, from the coding sequence ATGGGGACCGACGCCGCAGCGAAAAAGACGCGCATCCTCATCGTGGACGACGACGCGGAGAGCGTCGAGCTCGTCTGGCAATGGCTCGCCCTCCAAGGGCACCAGATCCTTCTCGCCCGGGGCGCGACCGAGGCGCTTGAGAAAATCCGATCCACGCCGCCCGATTTGATCCTCCTGGATCTGCGCCTGCCTCCCGAGGAGGGCCTGGAGCTGGCCCGACTTCTCAAGAAGAGTCCCGAGACACGCACCATCCCGCTCATCGTCATGACCGTCCGGCGGGACGTCACGGCCAAGGTCGAATGCCTGCGGATCGGCGTCGATGACTTCGTCACGAAGCCCTTCCATTGGGACGAGCTGGACGCCACGATCCAATCCGCGCTGGAAAAGCGGCGGCTCTACACGGCGCTCGAGGAGACCAACCAGCAGCTCCAGAAGGCCAACGATCAGCTCTTGAGGCTCTCGGTGACCGACGACCTCACGAAGCTCTACAACGATCGCCACCTCCGGCAGCGCCTGTCGGAAGAGTTCAAGCGGTCGATGCGCTATGGCACCGCTTTGTCGCTGATTCTGATGGATCTCGATCACTTCAAGAAGATCAACGATCGTCACGGACACGATTGCGGCGACGCGATTCTCCGGCAGTTCGGCGAGATCCTGGTCGACAACGCCCGCGAGATCGACATCGTGGGGAGATACGGCGGGGAGGAGTTCCTGATGATCCTGCCCAGCACCGACGGCATCAAAGCCGCGATCTTCGCCGAGCGGGTGCGCAAGGCGACCGAAGAGCACCTCTTCCGCTTCCAGGATCAGATCATCCGCTTGACGACCTCGGCGGGAATCAGCTCCGTCCCCACCAACCGCGAGATCCGCGAGGAGGAGCAGCTCACCCGGGCGGCCGATGAAGCGCTCTACCGGGCGAAGGAGGGGGGAAGGAACAAGGTGATCGTGGATCGAGGCTCCATGCCGGCGAAGATCCTGGACGGAGATCTCTCGCCGATTTTCAACGCTTCGTATGAGGAGGAGGATCTCTCCCGACCCGACCGGACGGGAGCGTCGAAGGAGATCAGGGGACCGAAGGGCTGA
- a CDS encoding carboxypeptidase-like regulatory domain-containing protein, whose product MRAVSTLWKLQSIILVMALAPGAPAWAQDPQPSPDKPPQVAPPPDVPPPAASEKTEAPAAEKKSASAKTGAALRGRVLGSDRKTPVPGAVVHAVRPDGTVSSSAPADARGNYFLEGIPPGTYSLAVSKGSDVYSLESPIGVTSAHTFSVDLATVPATAATPIPGVDGTPRGFCYIVQGKKPEGTSFWKSPKGIIVLASTAGAIGLILAASGKSHDEESPVSPSVP is encoded by the coding sequence ATGCGCGCCGTCTCAACCCTATGGAAGCTTCAATCGATCATCCTGGTGATGGCGCTTGCGCCGGGAGCTCCGGCCTGGGCCCAGGATCCGCAGCCCTCCCCTGACAAGCCGCCCCAGGTGGCCCCGCCCCCCGACGTTCCGCCCCCCGCCGCCAGTGAGAAAACGGAGGCGCCGGCGGCGGAGAAAAAGTCGGCGTCCGCGAAAACCGGCGCGGCGCTGCGAGGGAGGGTGCTCGGCTCGGACCGCAAGACGCCGGTCCCCGGCGCAGTGGTCCACGCCGTCCGGCCCGACGGGACGGTGAGCTCGTCCGCGCCGGCCGACGCGAGAGGGAATTACTTCCTCGAGGGAATTCCTCCGGGAACGTACAGCCTCGCCGTGTCGAAGGGGTCCGACGTCTATTCCCTGGAAAGCCCCATCGGAGTGACTTCGGCGCACACTTTTTCGGTGGATCTGGCCACCGTCCCGGCGACGGCCGCGACGCCGATCCCGGGGGTGGACGGGACGCCGCGAGGTTTCTGCTACATCGTGCAGGGAAAGAAGCCGGAAGGAACTTCATTCTGGAAAAGCCCGAAGGGGATCATCGTGCTCGCCTCCACGGCGGGGGCGATCGGGCTCATTCTGGCGGCGTCCGGGAAGAGCCACGACGAGGAAAGCCCCGTCAGCCCTTCGGTCCCCTGA